One Mycolicibacterium fortuitum subsp. fortuitum genomic window carries:
- a CDS encoding STAS domain-containing protein, with product MTSQPDPAACSVEERRVGEVSVVAVAGTVDMLTAPKLEEAINAAAKSSPSAVVVDLSAVEFLASAGMGVLVAAREQLGDTARFAVVADGPATSRPLKLVGIAEVIDLFPTLDEALAAVKA from the coding sequence ATGACTAGCCAACCGGACCCGGCAGCGTGCTCGGTGGAAGAGCGTCGCGTCGGTGAGGTCAGTGTGGTGGCAGTGGCCGGAACGGTCGACATGCTCACCGCACCCAAGCTCGAGGAAGCGATCAACGCTGCCGCCAAGAGCTCACCTTCGGCCGTGGTCGTCGATTTGAGTGCCGTGGAATTCCTGGCTTCGGCGGGTATGGGCGTACTGGTGGCCGCCCGCGAACAACTGGGCGATACGGCGCGGTTCGCCGTCGTCGCCGATGGACCGGCCACCAGCCGACCGCTCAAGCTGGTCGGGATCGCCGAGGTGATCGATCTTTTCCCGACACTCGACGAAGCTCTCGCCGCAGTGAAGGCATAA
- a CDS encoding inorganic diphosphatase, with amino-acid sequence MKFDVVIEIPKGSRNKYEVDHETGRVKLDRYLYTPMGYPADYGFFEDTLGEDGDPLDALVLLPESVFPGCTVEARPVAMFKMTDEAGGDDKLLCVPAGDPRWDHIQDLGDVSQFELDAIKHFFVHYKDLEPGKFVKTADWVGREEAEAELQRSVERFKAESH; translated from the coding sequence GTGAAGTTCGACGTCGTCATCGAGATCCCGAAGGGTTCGCGCAACAAGTACGAGGTTGACCACGAGACCGGCCGGGTCAAGCTCGACCGCTACCTCTACACGCCGATGGGCTACCCCGCTGACTACGGGTTCTTCGAGGACACTCTCGGCGAGGACGGCGACCCGCTGGACGCGCTCGTGCTGCTGCCCGAGTCGGTGTTCCCGGGCTGCACCGTCGAGGCCCGCCCGGTCGCGATGTTCAAGATGACCGACGAGGCCGGCGGCGACGACAAGTTGCTGTGCGTGCCCGCCGGGGATCCCCGTTGGGACCACATCCAGGACCTCGGTGACGTGTCGCAGTTCGAACTCGACGCCATCAAGCATTTCTTCGTGCACTACAAGGACCTGGAGCCCGGCAAGTTCGTCAAGACCGCCGACTGGGTGGGCCGCGAAGAGGCCGAGGCCGAGTTGCAGCGTTCGGTCGAGCGGTTCAAGGCCGAAAGCCACTAG
- a CDS encoding molybdopterin oxidoreductase family protein → MSTALRICPFCEATCGLTLTISDGRVTGARGDRDDVFSAGFICPKGASFGELDNDPDRLTQPLIRRDGELTEATWDEAYAVVAERLGAVIAEHGGASVGVYLGNPNAHTIAGSLYAPLIIKGLGTRQVFSASTLDQMPKHVALGLMFGSPVAFTVPDLDRTDYLVIIGANPMVSNGSLATAADFPGKLRSLRKRGGRLVVIDPARTQTAKLADRHLAPRPGTDAALLFAIVHVLFEEDLVDLGALAEHVTGVEEVRTLADEFSPEAVEAACGVAAAEIRQLASELAAAPTAAFYGRMGTSTVEFGTIGSWLVDVINVLTGNLDRPGGAMFALGAAAPAPRPPRPGRGFTTGRWASRVSGYPEVLSELPAAALAEEIDTAGEGQIKAMITIAGNPVLSAPDGDRLDKALERVEFMLSVDPYLNETTRHADVILPPPPPSRSAHFDVALNNLAVRNNVRYSSPALPLDGRPDEPEILSRLALVLYGVSYDGDPALVDAQVIATTLAKETANPDSPVAGRNVDELTAMLYDGPGYERRLDMMLRIGPYGDAFGARPDGLTIQRLKANPHGIDLGPLQPRIPEILRTPSGRIELAPEPIVADVARLRDALDRSAGGFLLIGRRHLRSNNSWMHNLPALSGGSNRCTLQIHPDDAADLGLTDIAVIKGPGGELLAPVEVDDGMRRGVVSLPHGWGHDRDGTGQRLAAGNPGANVNQLNDGTHLDPLSGTAVLNGIPVDIAPAG, encoded by the coding sequence ATGAGCACAGCCCTGCGGATCTGCCCCTTCTGCGAGGCCACCTGTGGCCTCACGCTCACGATCTCGGACGGCCGGGTGACCGGCGCGCGCGGTGACCGCGACGATGTGTTCAGCGCGGGGTTCATCTGCCCCAAGGGCGCCAGTTTCGGCGAACTCGACAACGACCCGGACCGGCTGACGCAGCCCCTGATCCGGCGCGACGGCGAGCTGACCGAGGCCACCTGGGACGAGGCATACGCCGTCGTCGCCGAGCGTCTCGGTGCGGTGATCGCCGAGCATGGTGGCGCGTCGGTCGGCGTGTATCTCGGCAATCCGAACGCCCACACCATCGCGGGCAGCCTGTATGCTCCCCTGATCATCAAGGGCCTGGGCACCCGCCAGGTGTTCAGCGCCAGCACCCTCGATCAGATGCCCAAGCACGTCGCGTTGGGCCTGATGTTCGGCAGCCCTGTCGCGTTCACCGTTCCCGACCTCGACCGGACCGACTATCTGGTGATCATCGGCGCCAATCCGATGGTGTCCAACGGCAGCCTGGCCACCGCCGCCGATTTCCCCGGCAAGTTGCGGTCGTTGCGCAAGCGCGGCGGCAGGCTCGTCGTCATCGACCCGGCGCGTACCCAGACGGCCAAACTCGCCGACCGGCACCTCGCGCCGCGGCCGGGCACCGATGCGGCGCTGTTGTTCGCGATCGTGCACGTGCTGTTCGAGGAGGACCTGGTCGACCTGGGTGCCCTGGCCGAGCACGTCACCGGTGTCGAGGAGGTCCGCACGCTGGCCGACGAGTTCTCACCCGAGGCCGTCGAGGCAGCCTGCGGGGTGGCCGCGGCCGAGATCCGGCAACTGGCCAGCGAACTCGCAGCGGCACCGACTGCAGCGTTCTACGGCCGGATGGGGACGTCGACCGTCGAGTTCGGGACCATCGGCAGCTGGCTCGTCGACGTCATCAATGTCCTGACCGGAAACCTCGACCGTCCCGGTGGCGCGATGTTCGCTCTCGGGGCGGCAGCGCCTGCCCCGCGGCCACCGAGACCGGGCCGCGGATTCACCACGGGCAGGTGGGCCAGCCGGGTCTCGGGTTATCCCGAGGTGCTCTCCGAGCTGCCCGCGGCCGCGCTCGCCGAGGAGATCGACACCGCGGGTGAGGGCCAGATCAAGGCGATGATCACCATTGCCGGCAACCCGGTGCTGTCCGCGCCCGACGGCGATCGGCTGGACAAGGCGCTGGAGCGCGTCGAATTCATGCTTTCTGTAGACCCGTACCTCAACGAGACCACCCGCCATGCCGACGTCATCCTGCCGCCACCGCCGCCGTCTCGCAGTGCCCACTTCGATGTCGCCCTGAACAACCTCGCGGTACGCAACAACGTGCGGTACTCGTCGCCCGCGCTGCCGCTCGACGGCAGGCCGGACGAGCCCGAGATCCTGTCGCGACTCGCGCTCGTCCTCTACGGCGTCTCCTACGACGGTGATCCCGCACTGGTGGACGCCCAGGTGATCGCGACGACGCTGGCGAAAGAAACCGCCAACCCGGATTCACCGGTGGCGGGCCGCAACGTCGACGAGCTCACCGCGATGCTGTACGACGGGCCCGGTTATGAACGACGGCTGGACATGATGCTGCGGATCGGTCCCTACGGCGACGCATTCGGTGCCAGGCCGGACGGGCTCACCATTCAGCGGCTGAAGGCCAATCCGCACGGCATCGACCTCGGGCCGCTACAGCCGCGGATCCCCGAGATCCTGCGAACCCCAAGCGGGCGAATCGAACTCGCGCCGGAGCCGATCGTCGCCGACGTGGCGCGGCTGCGCGATGCGCTGGACCGCTCGGCCGGCGGCTTCCTGCTGATCGGCCGGCGGCACCTGCGGTCCAACAACAGCTGGATGCACAATCTGCCGGCACTGTCGGGTGGTTCCAACCGGTGCACCCTGCAGATTCACCCCGACGACGCGGCCGATCTGGGCCTCACCGACATCGCCGTGATCAAGGGGCCCGGCGGTGAGCTGCTGGCTCCGGTCGAGGTGGACGACGGCATGCGGCGCGGCGTCGTCTCGCTACCGCACGGCTGGGGTCACGACCGCGACGGCACGGGGCAGCGCCTGGCGGCCGGCAATCCCGGGGCGAACGTCAATCAGCTCAACGACGGCACCCATCTGGATCCGTTGTCAGGCACCGCGGTGCTCAACGGCATTCCGGTCGACATCGCGCCGGCAGGTTAA
- a CDS encoding 2-hydroxyacid dehydrogenase has translation MPTSANRVLQLGRLKPSLAETLRTDYHAYALPDGDRRDVFLAQHADEIGAIVVSGVTRVDSELMAALPNLKAVVNFGVGYDNIDVEAAAARGIGVSNTPDVLNDCVADTAVGLLIDTMRQFSSADRYLRTGRWVTDGNYPLTHQVSRSHVGILGLGRIGGAIAGRLRAFGCSISYHNRRQVPGSPYRYVDSAVGLAREVKVLVVAAAGGRGTRHLVDREVLDALGADGYLVNIARGSVIDQDALVEALTQGRLAGAGLDVFADEPNVPAALTKLDNVVLLPHVGSGTVETRAAMEALVLANLDKFLESGELVTPVTH, from the coding sequence ATGCCCACTTCCGCCAACCGCGTCCTTCAGCTCGGCCGATTGAAGCCGTCACTGGCGGAAACACTGCGCACCGACTATCACGCGTATGCCCTGCCCGACGGTGACCGACGCGACGTGTTCCTGGCCCAACATGCCGATGAGATCGGCGCGATCGTGGTCTCCGGCGTGACCCGGGTGGATTCCGAGTTGATGGCCGCGCTGCCGAACCTCAAGGCAGTGGTGAACTTCGGCGTCGGGTACGACAACATCGACGTGGAAGCGGCGGCGGCGCGCGGCATCGGAGTCAGCAACACCCCTGATGTGCTCAATGACTGTGTCGCCGACACCGCGGTGGGCCTGCTGATCGACACCATGCGGCAGTTCTCGTCCGCCGACCGCTACCTACGCACGGGGCGCTGGGTTACCGACGGCAATTACCCTCTCACACATCAAGTTTCGCGGTCTCACGTCGGGATTCTGGGGCTCGGCCGGATCGGTGGGGCGATCGCCGGCCGGCTCAGGGCTTTCGGCTGCTCGATCAGCTACCACAACCGCAGGCAGGTCCCGGGCAGTCCGTACCGCTATGTCGATTCGGCGGTCGGGTTGGCCCGCGAGGTCAAGGTGCTCGTGGTCGCCGCGGCCGGCGGTCGGGGCACACGCCACCTGGTGGACCGCGAGGTGCTCGACGCGCTCGGTGCCGACGGCTATCTGGTCAACATCGCACGCGGCAGCGTGATCGACCAGGACGCCCTGGTCGAAGCCCTGACGCAGGGCCGGCTGGCCGGAGCGGGATTGGACGTGTTCGCCGACGAACCGAATGTCCCGGCGGCGTTGACGAAGCTGGACAACGTCGTGCTGCTACCGCATGTCGGCAGTGGCACCGTGGAAACCCGCGCGGCCATGGAGGCGCTGGTCCTGGCGAATTTGGACAAGTTCCTTGAGTCGGGCGAACTGGTCACGCCGGTGACGCATTGA
- the tilS gene encoding tRNA lysidine(34) synthetase TilS, with the protein MDRSGAVAALRQAVVAAGERIDGQKWCVALSGGADSLALTAVAARLRPTTALIIDHGLQPGSDSVADTARRQALELGCIAAQVIPVEVGSSGGPEAAARDARYTALATARAGAPVLLGHTLDDQAETVLLGLGRGSGPRSIAGMRPHDPPWHRPLLGVRRETTRAACDELELTPWQDPHNDERRFTRVRLRHEVLPLLEDVLGGGVAEALARTATALREDTETLDGLAIDSLAAVRTEAGGLDVARLSGVPDALRRRVIRAWLLDGGACDLTDTQIRAVDRLVTAWRGQGGVAVGSGLRKQRLFAARRGGVLKMHTEPV; encoded by the coding sequence ATGGATCGATCGGGTGCTGTAGCCGCCCTGCGGCAAGCGGTGGTGGCGGCCGGCGAGCGTATCGACGGCCAGAAGTGGTGTGTGGCCCTGTCGGGCGGCGCGGATTCACTTGCGCTGACCGCGGTGGCGGCGAGGCTGCGCCCCACCACCGCACTCATCATCGACCACGGGTTGCAACCCGGTTCGGATTCCGTGGCCGACACCGCTCGCCGACAGGCGCTGGAGCTGGGATGTATTGCAGCACAAGTTATTCCGGTGGAGGTCGGCAGCTCCGGCGGCCCGGAGGCGGCGGCCCGCGACGCCCGCTACACGGCTCTGGCCACGGCTCGTGCCGGTGCACCGGTGCTGCTCGGCCACACCCTCGACGATCAGGCCGAGACGGTGCTGCTGGGGCTGGGCCGCGGATCGGGCCCACGTTCGATTGCCGGGATGCGGCCGCACGACCCGCCCTGGCACCGGCCGCTGCTGGGAGTGCGGCGGGAGACGACGCGCGCTGCCTGCGACGAGCTCGAACTCACTCCGTGGCAGGACCCGCACAACGACGAGCGCCGGTTCACCCGGGTGCGGCTGCGGCATGAGGTGCTGCCGCTGCTGGAGGACGTGCTGGGCGGCGGGGTGGCCGAGGCGCTGGCCCGCACCGCCACCGCGCTGCGTGAGGACACCGAGACGCTCGACGGACTGGCCATCGACAGCCTCGCGGCGGTGCGCACGGAGGCCGGCGGTCTGGACGTGGCCCGGTTGTCGGGGGTGCCCGACGCGCTGCGCCGCCGGGTGATCCGGGCCTGGTTGCTGGACGGCGGCGCGTGTGATCTGACCGACACCCAGATCAGGGCGGTGGACAGGCTGGTGACGGCGTGGCGCGGGCAGGGCGGCGTGGCCGTCGGGTCCGGGCTGCGCAAACAGCGGTTGTTCGCGGCGCGGCGTGGCGGCGTGCTCAAGATGCACACCGAACCCGTCTAG
- a CDS encoding zinc-dependent metalloprotease, which produces MSDRVTLTAGRAVDWDFAATVGAKLARPAPPATDYTRNQVIEQLSESSKAAELPVREVTGLIEGAEVPEARVVDRPDWIRAATRSMRVMTTGVQPGDESETHKPGFITGRVTGAQTGAVLAFISAGILGQYDPFGPDGGELLLVYPNVIAVERQLRVAPADFRLWVCLHEVTHRVQFRANPWLTDHMSQALAVLTQDAGEDVTEMVGRLADYVRKQRNGSTPDPNSAGVLGLMRAVQAEPQRRALDQLLVLGTLLEGHADHVMDAVGPAVVPSVSTIRRRFDERRQRKQPPLQRIVRALLGFDAKISQYTRGKAFVDHVVTTVGMTRFNTIWSSPDTLPLPDEIDEPQRWIDRVL; this is translated from the coding sequence GTGAGTGACCGGGTCACGCTGACCGCCGGGCGCGCGGTCGACTGGGACTTCGCCGCGACGGTCGGGGCGAAGCTGGCCCGGCCGGCTCCACCTGCCACCGATTACACCCGCAATCAGGTGATCGAGCAGCTCTCGGAGAGCTCGAAGGCCGCCGAGCTGCCGGTGCGCGAGGTGACGGGACTGATCGAGGGTGCCGAAGTGCCCGAGGCCCGTGTGGTGGACCGTCCCGACTGGATCCGGGCGGCTACCCGCTCGATGCGGGTGATGACCACCGGAGTCCAACCCGGTGACGAAAGCGAAACGCACAAACCAGGTTTCATCACCGGACGGGTGACGGGGGCGCAGACCGGCGCGGTGCTGGCATTCATCTCCGCCGGCATCCTCGGCCAGTACGATCCGTTCGGTCCCGACGGTGGCGAGCTGCTGCTCGTGTATCCCAACGTGATCGCGGTCGAACGCCAGTTGCGGGTGGCCCCAGCCGATTTCCGCTTGTGGGTGTGCCTGCACGAGGTCACCCACCGGGTGCAGTTCCGGGCCAATCCCTGGCTGACCGACCATATGTCGCAGGCCCTGGCGGTACTGACCCAGGACGCCGGTGAGGATGTCACCGAGATGGTCGGCAGGCTCGCCGATTACGTCCGAAAGCAGCGCAACGGATCTACCCCTGACCCGAACTCGGCCGGCGTGCTCGGCCTGATGCGCGCGGTGCAGGCAGAGCCGCAACGCCGCGCACTCGATCAGCTTTTGGTGCTGGGCACGCTGCTGGAAGGGCACGCCGACCACGTGATGGATGCCGTCGGTCCGGCCGTGGTGCCCTCGGTGTCGACCATCCGGCGTCGTTTCGACGAACGTCGCCAGCGCAAACAACCGCCGCTGCAGCGGATCGTGCGCGCACTGTTGGGCTTCGACGCCAAGATCAGTCAGTACACCCGGGGTAAGGCGTTCGTCGACCACGTGGTCACGACGGTCGGGATGACGCGGTTCAACACCATCTGGTCGAGCCCTGACACGCTGCCGCTGCCTGACGAGATCGACGAACCGCAACGATGGATCGATCGGGTGCTGTAG
- the dacB gene encoding D-alanyl-D-alanine carboxypeptidase/D-alanyl-D-alanine endopeptidase: MRPTRWRQSTHVAVGVVVLMLVAGVVALAAVLTGHRSSDAAAAIPAPPPATASPGIVPVDMSAPMPTLSGLAAALGPALANPDLGQVTGRITDAETGAELWEQNSDVPMQPASVNKVLTTAAALLTLDRNARLATTVLSVDSQPGLVVLKGGGDTTLSAAPEGTDTWYKGAARISDLADQVRRSGVTVTSVRVDTSAYSGPTMAPGWDPADIEGGDIAPMEPVMLDGGRIQPTTVESRRSTTPALDAGRALAVALRVDPATVTVLPSEVSGGKQIAAVQSAPLIERLRQMMNESDNVMAESIAREVAVQLHRPQSFDGGVDAVTSQLEGIGIDMSAAKLVDSSGLSTDDRLTARILDEVVNIAAGNTEPAVRPLVDLLPIAGGSGTLSNRYLDTDAGRDAAGWLRAKTGSLTGTNALAGIVTDENGRVLTFALISNNAGPTGRTAIDELAAVLRSCGCGT, encoded by the coding sequence ATGCGGCCCACTCGGTGGCGGCAGTCCACCCATGTGGCGGTTGGCGTCGTGGTGCTGATGCTGGTCGCCGGTGTCGTCGCGCTGGCCGCTGTGCTCACCGGGCATCGCTCCAGCGATGCCGCGGCGGCCATCCCTGCGCCCCCGCCGGCGACGGCCAGCCCCGGCATCGTCCCGGTCGACATGTCGGCGCCCATGCCCACCTTGAGCGGCCTGGCCGCCGCGTTGGGGCCCGCACTGGCGAATCCCGATCTCGGACAGGTGACGGGCCGGATCACCGATGCCGAGACCGGCGCCGAACTGTGGGAACAGAATTCCGATGTGCCGATGCAGCCTGCCTCGGTCAACAAGGTGCTGACGACGGCGGCGGCGCTACTGACGCTGGACCGCAACGCCCGGCTGGCCACCACGGTCCTGTCCGTCGACTCTCAGCCAGGTCTGGTGGTGCTCAAGGGCGGCGGGGACACCACCCTCTCGGCAGCACCCGAGGGCACCGACACCTGGTACAAGGGTGCGGCGCGAATCAGTGACCTGGCCGATCAGGTCCGCAGGAGCGGCGTCACCGTGACCTCGGTGCGGGTGGACACCAGCGCGTACAGCGGCCCGACCATGGCGCCGGGCTGGGACCCCGCCGACATCGAGGGCGGCGACATCGCGCCGATGGAACCGGTGATGCTCGACGGCGGACGCATCCAGCCGACGACCGTGGAGTCCAGGCGCTCGACCACTCCTGCGCTGGACGCGGGCCGGGCCCTGGCCGTCGCACTCAGGGTCGATCCCGCCACCGTGACGGTGCTCCCCTCCGAAGTCTCGGGCGGCAAGCAGATCGCTGCGGTGCAGTCCGCGCCACTGATCGAGCGGCTGCGTCAGATGATGAACGAATCCGACAACGTGATGGCCGAGTCGATCGCTCGTGAGGTCGCCGTCCAGCTGCACCGGCCGCAGAGTTTCGACGGCGGCGTCGACGCGGTGACCAGCCAACTCGAGGGCATCGGCATCGACATGTCGGCCGCCAAACTGGTCGATTCCAGCGGGTTGTCGACCGACGACAGGCTGACCGCCCGGATCCTCGACGAGGTGGTCAACATCGCGGCGGGCAACACCGAGCCTGCAGTGCGGCCGCTGGTGGACCTGCTGCCCATCGCCGGCGGCAGCGGCACGCTGTCCAACCGCTACCTCGACACCGACGCCGGGCGGGACGCGGCGGGCTGGCTGCGGGCCAAGACCGGATCACTGACCGGGACCAACGCGCTGGCCGGCATCGTCACCGACGAGAACGGCCGGGTACTGACCTTCGCGCTGATCTCCAACAATGCCGGGCCGACCGGACGCACGGCGATCGACGAGCTGGCCGCGGTGCTGCGGTCGTGCGGGTGCGGCACGTGA
- a CDS encoding 2-oxo-4-hydroxy-4-carboxy-5-ureidoimidazoline decarboxylase: MHQGMGLEAYNALPTRRAVHAVYECCYSVVLATDLAGGRPYADHAALFRQADALLFSLGEDSIDRVLQAYPHIGRRPRSQKSICEQCSVWDDDPAVMAQLNSQVRKYAERFGFGFVMFVEDGAAAAATTGAGCAHRVMAGIVDRLHNDRETERKVVRNELARINRARLERMLGPEGGYYNW; this comes from the coding sequence ATGCATCAGGGCATGGGACTTGAGGCGTACAACGCATTGCCGACGCGCCGTGCGGTGCACGCCGTGTACGAGTGCTGCTACAGCGTGGTGCTCGCGACCGATCTGGCCGGTGGGCGGCCGTACGCCGACCACGCCGCGCTGTTCCGGCAGGCCGATGCCCTGCTGTTCAGTCTGGGCGAGGATTCCATCGACCGCGTGCTGCAGGCCTACCCGCATATCGGGAGGCGCCCCCGCAGCCAGAAGTCGATCTGCGAGCAGTGTTCGGTGTGGGACGACGACCCTGCGGTGATGGCACAGCTCAACTCCCAGGTGCGGAAGTATGCCGAGCGGTTCGGGTTCGGCTTCGTGATGTTCGTGGAGGACGGAGCGGCCGCGGCCGCGACAACGGGCGCCGGCTGTGCCCACCGCGTGATGGCCGGGATCGTCGACCGGTTGCACAACGACCGCGAAACCGAACGCAAGGTGGTTCGCAACGAATTGGCACGCATCAACCGGGCGCGCCTCGAACGCATGCTCGGCCCCGAGGGCGGCTACTACAACTGGTAG
- the hpt gene encoding hypoxanthine phosphoribosyltransferase: MAVDSAELYAGDIKSVLLSEEQIRTRTVELAEMIAEQYRDDLGNDDLLLVTVLKGAVMFVTDLARTIPLPTQLEFMAVSSYGSSTSSSGVVRILKDLDRDINDRDVLIVEDIIDSGLTLSWLLRNLATRHPRSLRVCTLLRKPEAVKTELDVAYVGFDIPNEFVVGYGLDFAERYRDLPYIGTLEPKVYETH, encoded by the coding sequence GTGGCTGTCGACTCTGCCGAGCTGTATGCGGGAGACATCAAATCGGTGCTGTTGTCCGAGGAGCAGATCCGGACGCGCACCGTCGAACTCGCCGAGATGATCGCCGAGCAGTACCGAGACGATCTGGGTAACGACGACCTGCTTCTGGTCACCGTGCTCAAGGGCGCGGTCATGTTCGTCACCGATCTGGCCCGGACCATCCCGCTGCCCACGCAGTTGGAGTTCATGGCGGTCAGCTCCTACGGTTCGTCCACGTCGTCCTCGGGTGTGGTGCGGATCCTCAAAGATCTCGATCGCGACATCAACGACCGCGACGTGCTGATCGTCGAGGACATCATCGACTCGGGGCTCACCCTGTCCTGGTTGCTGCGCAACCTCGCCACCCGTCACCCGCGCTCGCTGCGGGTGTGCACGCTGCTGCGCAAGCCCGAGGCCGTCAAGACCGAACTCGACGTCGCCTACGTGGGCTTCGACATCCCCAACGAGTTCGTCGTCGGCTACGGTCTGGACTTCGCCGAGCGCTACCGCGACCTGCCCTACATCGGCACCCTCGAACCGAAGGTGTACGAAACGCACTAA
- a CDS encoding SIMPL domain-containing protein, whose protein sequence is MPIAGNAKLWALSVAAAGLVAVSATACDTTAGPAAGAHDGARQVTVVGSGQVQGVPDTLTADVAMEFTAPDVSGALNQSSQRQQAVIDALVGSGVDRKDISTTQVSVQPQFTDNTITGYRASNAIKVKIRDTAKASQTLALIASTGGDATRINSVDYSIEDDSDLVRDARARAFDDAKNRADQYAGLSGLHLGKVISISEQPGGSTPPPPTPMPRAAMQAVPLEPGQQTVDFSVTVIWELT, encoded by the coding sequence ATGCCGATCGCTGGAAATGCGAAGTTGTGGGCCCTCAGTGTTGCCGCGGCGGGCTTGGTCGCGGTCAGTGCCACCGCGTGCGATACGACCGCAGGCCCTGCCGCCGGGGCCCATGACGGAGCCCGGCAGGTTACCGTCGTAGGGTCCGGCCAGGTGCAGGGCGTACCGGACACCCTGACCGCCGATGTGGCGATGGAGTTCACCGCCCCTGACGTCTCGGGCGCGCTCAACCAGTCGAGCCAACGGCAGCAGGCCGTGATCGACGCGCTGGTCGGATCGGGCGTCGACCGCAAGGACATCAGCACCACCCAGGTCAGCGTGCAGCCGCAGTTCACCGACAACACGATCACGGGTTACCGGGCCAGCAACGCGATCAAGGTCAAGATCCGCGACACCGCCAAGGCCTCGCAGACCCTGGCGCTGATCGCGAGCACGGGGGGCGACGCCACCCGCATCAACTCGGTGGACTACTCGATCGAGGACGACTCGGATCTGGTGCGCGACGCCCGCGCCCGGGCGTTCGACGACGCCAAGAACCGCGCCGACCAGTACGCCGGGTTGTCCGGACTGCACCTCGGCAAGGTGATCTCGATTTCCGAGCAGCCCGGCGGCTCGACGCCGCCCCCGCCCACTCCGATGCCGCGCGCGGCGATGCAGGCCGTTCCGCTGGAACCCGGTCAGCAGACCGTCGACTTCTCGGTGACGGTGATCTGGGAGCTGACCTAG
- a CDS encoding zinc-binding dehydrogenase, with product MRAAVLRDGRMVVRDDVPEPVPGPGQVLVEVKACGICGSDLHFATHGADMLAAGADLEGVPDMDIDLAGDVYMGHEFSAEILDPGPGTEAPAAGTLVTSVPVLISADGIAPIVYSNNTVGGYAEKMLLSAPLLLPVPNGLSAAHAALTEPMAVGLHAVNASRIEPGEAALVVGCGPVGIAIIAALKLRGVETIVASDFSPTRRALAATMGAHTTLDPAVDSPFHQCRPAVVFEAVGAPGIIDDVLRLAPAGARLVVAGVCMQPDTVHPFYAITKQISIQFVFGYDPGEFAASLRAIAEGEIDVAPMITGTVDLDGVRAAFDELASPDRHCKVLVTP from the coding sequence ATGCGCGCGGCCGTTCTGCGCGATGGGCGCATGGTCGTCCGGGATGACGTACCCGAACCGGTACCAGGCCCCGGCCAGGTGCTCGTCGAGGTCAAGGCCTGCGGAATCTGTGGATCCGACCTGCATTTCGCCACCCACGGCGCCGACATGCTGGCCGCGGGAGCCGACCTCGAGGGCGTACCCGACATGGACATCGACCTTGCCGGTGATGTCTACATGGGCCACGAGTTCAGCGCTGAGATCCTCGACCCCGGGCCGGGGACCGAAGCCCCCGCCGCCGGAACCCTGGTGACCTCGGTGCCGGTGCTGATCTCTGCGGACGGCATCGCGCCGATTGTCTACAGCAACAACACCGTCGGCGGCTACGCCGAGAAGATGCTGCTGTCGGCGCCACTGCTGCTGCCGGTTCCCAACGGACTGAGCGCCGCCCACGCCGCCCTCACCGAACCGATGGCCGTCGGCCTGCACGCGGTCAACGCGTCGCGCATCGAACCCGGTGAGGCCGCACTCGTCGTCGGATGCGGTCCCGTCGGCATCGCCATCATCGCCGCACTGAAACTACGCGGCGTGGAAACCATTGTCGCGTCGGACTTCTCCCCCACCAGGCGCGCACTCGCCGCCACCATGGGCGCCCACACCACCCTGGATCCGGCCGTGGACTCGCCGTTCCATCAGTGCCGGCCCGCGGTGGTGTTCGAGGCGGTCGGCGCTCCCGGCATCATCGACGATGTGTTGCGCCTGGCTCCGGCGGGCGCCCGCCTGGTGGTGGCCGGGGTCTGCATGCAGCCCGACACTGTGCATCCGTTCTACGCGATCACCAAACAGATCAGCATCCAGTTCGTCTTCGGCTATGACCCGGGCGAATTCGCGGCCTCGCTGCGCGCCATCGCCGAGGGTGAGATCGACGTGGCGCCGATGATCACCGGCACGGTGGACCTCGACGGGGTGCGCGCCGCGTTCGACGAGCTCGCCTCCCCGGACCGGCACTGCAAAGTCCTTGTGACCCCTTGA